In Humulus lupulus chromosome 6, drHumLupu1.1, whole genome shotgun sequence, a single genomic region encodes these proteins:
- the LOC133785086 gene encoding uncharacterized protein LOC133785086 → MYTLDIRVCTSQFIHCFARGTHTVGSFFITFVYGFNDVKLRDQLWLDIQELALKIDEAWMILGDYNEILHQNERVGKKTIMKPSPSLRDCMITCQMEDLKYSGCFYTWINKQRSEDRVYSKIDRDMVNLKWTDQYPNFEAVFLPEGIFDHSPILVSFYLAVTTGKQPFRYFRMWKEASSYATKVSTNWNILASGYEMYKLVLKLKRLKQIFREINREGYHDIQKVEAQAKHCLLEIQESLHQDPLNESLIRQEILAREEFTRLNRAYMLFLSQKAKASWVMNGDENTAIFHASLKARRIQNRIFSIHTEDGTWVDTVDGVQRAFLEYYQNLLGTQLHSRRKVSQAVVDLGPVISEVHSRLLLEAFIAQEVKDALFSIPGLKAPGPDGYSSFFYQDN, encoded by the coding sequence ATGTATACTCTTGATATTAGAGTTTGTACTAGTCAGTTCATTCATTGTTTTGCTCGAGGCACTCACACAGTAGGAAGTTTTTTTATCACCTTTGTATATGGCTTTAATGATGTGAAATTGAGGGATCAACTGTGGCTGGATATTCAGGAGTTAGCTTTGAAGATTGATGAGGCTTGGATGATATTGGGAGATTACAATGAGATCTTGCATCAGAATGAAAGAGTTGGCAAGAAGACTATTATGAAACCTTCTCCGAGCCTTCGAGATTGCATGATCACTTGTCAAATGGAAGACTTGAAATATTCAGGGTGTTTTTATACATGGATAAACAAGCAAAGGTCTGAGGATCGAGTCTATTCTAAAATCGACAGGGATATGGTTAACTTGAAATGGACAGATCAATACCCAAACTTTGAAGCAGTTTTTCTACCTGAAGGTATATTTGATCACAGTCCCATTCTTGTTTCATTTTATTTGGCTGTGACTACTGGTAAGCAACCGTTCAGATACTTCAGAATGTGGAAGGAAGCTTCATCATATGCAACTAAAGTTAGCACTAACTGGAATATATTAGCTTCGGGTTATGAGATGTATAAATTAGTCCTGAAGTTAAAGAGACTTAAACAGATTTTCAGAGAAATAAATAGAGAAGGATATCATGACATTCAAAAGGTTGAAGCTCAAGCAAAGCATTGCCTGCTGGAAATTCAAGAAAGCTTGCACCAAGATCCTCTTAATGAGTCTTTAATTCGACAGGAGATATTGGCTAGGGAAGAATTTACTCGATTAAATAGAGCATATATGTTATTTTTATCACAGAAAGCAAAAGCCAGCTGGGTGATGAATGGTGATGAAAATACTGCTATTTTTCATGCGTCATTGAAAGCTAGAAGGATTCAGAATCGCATTTTCTCTATACACACTGAAGATGGTACCTGGGTGGATACAGTGGATGGTGTACAAAGAGCTTTTTTAGAATATTATCAAAATTTATTGGGGACTCAATTGCATAGTAGGAGGAAGGTGTCACAGGCTGTTGTTGACTTAGGTCCAGTAATTTCTGAGGTGCATTCTAGGCTGCTGTTAGAAGCTTTTATAGCTCAGGAAGTTAAAGATGCCCTCTTCTCCATTCCAGGTCTGAAGGCCCCTGGTCCTGATGGCTATAGTAGTTTTTTTTATCAGGATAATTAG